The region GCATCACTTTCTTCCGGGCGAACTTTAACAGCCATTCCTGTCACGCGAACCTGTTGCCAGATTGCGGGCCAATAAAAATTCAAACAGACGTTTGGATTTTCTTCCAAATCCAGTCCCTTATGGCTGTGATAGTTGCCATAAAAAACAAAACCCTCTGGAGTTCTGTCTTTCATATAGACAACTCTCACAGAGGGAATGCCCCTATCATCCACAGTCGCCACCGACATCGCGTTGGCTTCTGGGATTTGCTTTTCAATCGCCTCCTTTAGAAGGCGATCGAAATGAAGATAAGGGTCAATAGTCAGATCAAACATCTTTAACTATTTTTTAGCTTTTGCAGCGGGTTTTTCAGCTTTTACGATATCCATCAATTCTACTTCGAATACTAGAACTGAATTTGGTGGGATACCTGGGCGACCCGACGGACCGTAAGCAAGTTCTGGTGGGATGAAAAGTTTAGCTTTAGAGCCAACTTTCATTAGTTGAAGAGCTTCTGTCCAACCTGGGATAACGCCACCAACTGGGAATTCAGCAG is a window of Bdellovibrio sp. SKB1291214 DNA encoding:
- the pdxH gene encoding pyridoxamine 5'-phosphate oxidase, with the translated sequence MFDLTIDPYLHFDRLLKEAIEKQIPEANAMSVATVDDRGIPSVRVVYMKDRTPEGFVFYGNYHSHKGLDLEENPNVCLNFYWPAIWQQVRVTGMAVKVRPEESDAYWKTRARLSQIGGWASNQSEQIPDYDYLARRVQEYEKQFEGQEIPRPPHWGGWLVIPTEIEFWFGLTGRLHERYIYQRTEEGTWKTFMRSP